One Hippocampus zosterae strain Florida chromosome 21, ASM2543408v3, whole genome shotgun sequence genomic region harbors:
- the carf gene encoding calcium-responsive transcription factor — MEESDDDPVLGVVKWENFLQDYSKDGDYIHGFVTTESSVDNVLELYRKATKTTFCTRRSSSLQVDPLKSKNKKFCTRSFVFCRTISPRIADDGVPFTYGGMKILECQYGPKREHRRKSDIESTCSNENMRSNHENMESCGLKRPKKRLSAGVTKKKGCQAKISVWHICRLPEYVVTAKRSVTIWQTKAKERLLQDLEEGKEVTKESRFYISFPLRRAHTEHLSCGQTEAQPLHPQIIQWIEQLVDQGITTTRDVQAVLQHNVQTKMSDGVAPDEQHRAYYPTLKDIANHVYKAKVKRQAVNEAKSDDITTTLMLLDASRSLTEDAHHSHHAASYSDEAVWKVRTELHEELNAMWVSSTNCTDAAPLAELKAAIKALHDQFVANVAELRHTPKHQEESAATSALSPAKMARVDSNLYAYLTLQD, encoded by the exons ATGGAGGAAAGCGACGACGACCCGGTTCTCGGTGTTGTCAAGTGGGAGAATTTTCTTCAGGACTACAGCAAAGATGGGGACTACATTCATGGCTTTGTGACTACTGAATCAAGCGTAGACAATGTCCTGGAACTGTACAGAAaagctaccaaaacaacattctGCACCCGCCGGTCTTCATCCCTGCAAGTGGATCCGCTCAAGTCCAAGAATAAGAAGTTCTGCActcgctcatttgttttctgcagGACCATCAGCCCACGCATCGCCGATGATGGAGTTCCCTTCACGTATGGTGGCATGAAGATACTGGAGTGCCAATATGGACCTAAAAGGGAGCATAGAAGAAAGAGTGATATAGAAAGCACGTGTTCTAATGAGAATATGAGAAGCAATCATGAAAACATGGAATCCTGTGGACTGAAGAGGCCCAAAAAGAGACTTTCCGCTGGAGTCACCAAAAAGAAAGGATGCCAGGCCAAAATCTCAGTTTGGCACATCTGCAGGTTACCAGAGTACGTTGTGACGGCAAAGAGGAGTGTGACAATTTGGCAAACCAAAGCCAAAGAGAGGCTGCTGCAAGACTTGGAGGAAGGGAAGGAAGTGACAAAGGAAAGCCGGTTTTACATCAGTTTTCCTCTCCGGCGAGCCCACACCGAACATTTGTCGTGCGGCCAAACTGAAGCCCAACCGCTCCACCCGCAGATCATCCAGTGGATCGAGCAACTCGTCGATCAAGGCATCACCACCACAAGGGACGTTCAGGCGGTCCTCCAGCACAAcgttcaaaccaaaatgtctgACGGCGTGGCACCGGATGAGCAGCATCGGGCGTATTATCCCACGCTCAAGGACATAGCAAATCACGTCTATAAAGCCAAAGTGAAACGGCAAGCCGTGAACGAGGCAAAAAGCGATGACATCACAACAACCCTCATGTTACTCGATGCATCACGCAGCCTTACCGAAGACGCTCATCATTCCCACCAC GCGGCGAGCTACTCCGATGAAGCTGTTTGGAAAGTAAGAACGGAGCTACATGAAGAACTCAACGCCATGTGGGTGTCGTCCACTAACTGCACCGACGCGGCCCCGCTGGCTGAGCTCAAGGCGGCCATCAAGGCTCTCCACGACCAATTTGTTGCGAACGTCGCGGAGCTGAGACACACACCAAAGCATCAAGAAGAAAGCGCGGCCACGTCCGCTTTGTCACCGGCAAAGATGGCGAGAGTGGACAGTAATTTATACGCTTACTTGACTCTGCAagactaa